The Salvia miltiorrhiza cultivar Shanhuang (shh) chromosome 1, IMPLAD_Smil_shh, whole genome shotgun sequence genome has a window encoding:
- the LOC131007162 gene encoding squamosa promoter-binding-like protein 1, translated as MAAGIGGQAQLYYGMSSAAVSKRSLEWDPSDWRWDGDLFIATPLNGAASNYQGKQLFPLDTRASSNTSSSYSDELQPDTRDLEKKRRANAVDNNNLADNLTLDLGFATTGNGEAIAGKKTKLAGASSNRAVCQVEDCGADLSKAKDYHRRHKVCQMHSKASKALVGNQMQRFCQQCSRFHALLEFDEGKRSCRRRLAGHNKRRRKTQTDNMSNNSPVDNNQTSNYLLMSILKILSSMHSNRSNHRDDQDLLSHLLQGLASQGSLHWERNISAHLQESPDLLNNLASVGNSELVSMLISNGSPGQISRQEHCIALGDEMPQKIGNLHSTSQRPGIVLHTQAGSQYAQGLETSGGRSKLNNFDLNDIYVDSDDGTDDMERSTAPQGLGAVSIGCPSWVQQESHQSSPPQTSGNSDSASAQSPSSSSGEAQSHTDRIVFKLFGKEPSDFPIVLRSQIFDWLSHSPSDIESYIRPGCVILTIYLRLSESAWEELYCDLSSSISRLLNFSDDVNFWSTGWIYARVQNQMAFVHNGQVVVNTSLPLGTDSFSSILSIKPIAVASSGKAQFIVKGVNLSRPSSRLLCALEGNYLEANSESMEHVDSLEHVQCLKFSCSIPAVTGRGFIEVEDHGLSSSYYPFIIAEENVCAEIRMLEKEIELIEEDRLQRGTGRIAARSQAMEFIHEMGWLLHKYQLMSRSENEESNLDFFPFERFKCLVEFSMDHDWCSVVNKLLEILFSGTVSSGEKPFLKFAMSEMSLLHRAVRKNSRPLVGMLLRYVPEKIADALSSEYGSLVSGYLFRPDVAGPGGLTPLHVAAGRDGSEDILDALTDDPGKVGIDAWKSALDSTGFTPENYARLRGHYSYIHLVQRKMNKKAPSGHVVVDISDTLSESSINQKTNAATFEIAARSQTKPCGVCAQNLAYRSGSRTLLYRPTMLSMLAIAAVCVCVALLFKSSPRVLFVFRPFSWEMLEYGSS; from the exons ATGGCGGCCGGAATCGGAGGCCAAGCTCAGCTCTACTACGGAATGTCATCCGCAGCGGTAAGCAAGCGTAGCTTGGAGTGGGATCCCAGCGACTGGAGATGGGACGGCGATCTCTTCATTGCTACACCGCTCAATGGCGCCGCCTCTAATTATCAAGGCAAACAGCTTTTCCCCCTCGACACTCGAGCTTCCTCCAACACTTCTTCCTCCTATTCCGACGAATTGCAGCCAGATACTAGGGATTTGGAGAAGAAGAGGCGGGCTAATGCAGTCGATAACAATAACTTGGCCGATAATCTCACTCTCGACCTCGGTTTCGCCACCACCGGGAATGGGGAAGCAATTGCTGGGAAGAAGACTAAGCTGGCTGGGGCTTCATCTAATCGAGCTGTCTGTCAGGTTGAGGACTGCGGCGCCGATCTGAGTAAGGCTAAAGATTATCATAGACGGCATAAAGTTTGCCAGATGCATTCCAAGGCTAGCAAGGCTCTCGTGGGAAATCAAATGCAGCGTTTCTGCCAGCAGTGCAGCAG GTTTCATGCACTTCTAGAGTTTGACGAGGGAAAGAGAAGTTGTCGTCGGCGCTTGGCTGGCCACAATAAGAGGAGGAGGAAAACACAAACTGACAATATGAGTAATAACAGTCCTGTTGATAACAACCAGACAAGCAATTACTTGTTGATGAGCATACTGAAGATTCTCTCCAGCATGCACT CTAATAGGTCGAACCACAGAGATGATCAGGATCTCCTGTCTCATCTTCTTCAAGGTCTTGCCAGTCAGGGATCCCTCCACTGGGAAAGAAATATATCTGCACATCTTCAAGAGTCTCCAGATTTGTTGAATAATTTGGCTTCAGTTGGAAACTCTGAATTAGTATCTATGTTGATCTCAAATGGTTCTCCAGGACAAATTTCTAGACAAGAGCATTGCATAGCACTTGGTGATGAAATGCCACAAAAAATTGGCAATTTACATTCCACGTCTCAGAGACCAGGCATTGTGCTACACACACAAGCTGGTTCTCAATATGCCCAAGGGCTGGAGACTTCTGGTGGAAGGAGTAAACTGAATAATTTTGATTTGAATGACATTTATGTTGATTCTGATGATGGAACGGATGACATGGAAAGATCAACCGCTCCACAGGGTCTAGGTGCTGTTTCTATTGGGTGCCCTTCATGGGTGCAGCAAGAATCTCATCAATCAAGTCCTCCTCAGACTAGTGGAAATTCGGATTCTGCATCTGCACAGTCACCATCCAGTTCCAGTGGGGAGGCTCAG AGCCACACAGATCGCATTGTGTTCAAACTATTTGGAAAAGAACCCAGTGACTTTCCCATTGTTCTACGATCACAG ATTTTTGATTGGTTATCCCACAGTCCTTCTGATATAGAGAGCTACATCAGACCAGGTTGTGTCATTTTAACTATATATCTTCGCCTATCTGAGTCAGCATGGGAAGAG CTCTATTGTGACCTGAGCTCCAGTATAAGTAGGCTGCTGAATTTCTCTGATGATGTCAATTTTTGGAGTACTGGATGGATCTATGCGAGGGTGCAGAATCAGATGGCATTTGTCCACAATG GTCAGGTAGTTGTTAATACATCTTTGCCGCTTGGGACTGATAGCTTTAGCTCAATTCTGAGCATCAAACCCATTGCTGTGGCATCATCTGGGAAAGCCCAATTCATCGTCAAAGGCGTCAACTTATCTCGACCTTCCTCTAG GTTACTCTGTGCACTGGAAGGAAACTATCTGGAAGCTAATAGTGAGTCAATGGAACATGTTGATTCCCTTGAGCATGTTCAGTGTCTCAAGTTTTCCTGTTCGATTCCCGCAGTTACTGGAAGAGGTTTTATAGAG GTTGAAGATCACGGACTTAGTAGCAGCTACTATCCCTTCATAATTGCTGAAGAAAATGTCTGTGCTGAGATTCGTATGCTAGAGAAAGAGATAGAATTGATAGAAGAAGATCGTTTACAGAGAGGAACGGGGAGAATTGCTGCAAGAAGCCAAGCCATGGAGTTTATACATGAAATGGGGTGGCTTCTCCATAAATATCAGTTGATGTCCCGGTCTGAAAATGAAGAGTCTAACTTGGACTTTTTCCCTTTTGAACGGTTCAAGTGTCTTGTGGAGTTCTCAATGGATCATGATTGGTGTTCTGTCGTAAATAAGCTCCTAGAGATCTTATTTTCTGGAACAGTGAGCAGCGGAGAGAAACCTTTCTTGAAGTTTGCTATGTCTGAAATGAGTCTGCTCCACCGAGCTGTGCGGAAAAATTCAAGACCTCTTGTGGGGATGCTGTTGAGATATGTCCCTGAAAAAATAGCAGATGCACTGAGTTCAGAATACGGATCCCTGGTTAGTGGTTATCTGTTTAGACCTGATGTTGCAGGACCTGGAGGTCTTACACCTCTTCATGTAGCAGCTGGTAGGGATGGATCTGAGGATATATTGGATGCTTTGACTGATGATCCCGGAAAG GTGGGAATCGATGCATGGAAAAGTGCCCTCGACAGCACAGGATTCACACCTGAGAATTATGCCCGACTGCGAGGACACTATTCTTATATTCACCTTGTTCAGAGAAAAATGAACAAGAAGGCACCCTCTGGGCATGTGGTTGTGGACATATCCGACACGCTTTCAGAGAGCAGCATCAACCAGAAAACCAACGCCGCCACCTTTGAGATTGCAGCAAGGTCGCAGACGAAACCATGTGGTGTCTGCGCCCAGAACCTCGCCTACAGAAGTGGCAGCCGGACTCTTCTGTACAGGCCTACGATGCTCTCCATGCTGGCCATAGCTGCTGTCTGTGTGTGCGTCGCCCTTCTTTTCAAGAGCTCTCCGCGGGTTCTGTTTGTGTTCCGGCCCTTCAGTTGGGAGATGTTGGAGTACGGTTCCAGCTAA